The following proteins are encoded in a genomic region of Methylibium petroleiphilum PM1:
- a CDS encoding TolC family protein — translation MNPRTRTRARLLRAGATAAVAVFSIAVQAQPASTSVAPAAPQTAAASLSLRQVFDAAWARQPEAMALQARRNAVRAQQSAATAWTPEPAALEISNKTDRLNRNQGARELEVGVAVPLWLPGERGRSAALAEAEGAAIESRATAAQLRVAATVREAWWQWQRARIEVDSARDQLDNTRRIAADVARRTRAGDLARADQHQADGAVASAEANMAQAEAGLAAARQHLRALTGTAPATSEAAASAAEPDPGMAATDMEAHAALLELKDRAAVAERTAALASTQSRANPELMLATTRDRGAFGEAAQQTITLGVRIPFGGGPRHDARTANARAEATEVQAQLALERERVIAEREAAKVRVDASRAQLAAAERRAQLARESRGFFDKSFRLGETDLPTRLRIEAEATEAERQAARTRIELAAAISAWRQALGLLPQ, via the coding sequence ATGAATCCAAGAACTCGAACAAGGGCCAGGCTGCTGCGCGCGGGTGCGACGGCTGCCGTGGCCGTCTTCAGCATCGCCGTGCAGGCGCAGCCCGCCTCTACATCGGTTGCGCCGGCAGCGCCCCAGACTGCCGCGGCCTCCCTGAGCCTGCGGCAGGTCTTCGACGCCGCCTGGGCCCGCCAGCCCGAGGCCATGGCCCTGCAGGCGCGGCGCAACGCCGTGCGTGCGCAGCAGAGCGCGGCGACAGCCTGGACGCCGGAACCCGCAGCCCTGGAAATCTCGAACAAGACCGACCGCCTGAACCGCAACCAAGGTGCTCGAGAACTCGAGGTCGGTGTCGCCGTGCCGCTCTGGCTGCCCGGTGAGCGTGGCAGGAGCGCAGCACTCGCGGAAGCAGAAGGTGCGGCGATCGAGAGCCGCGCCACTGCAGCGCAACTGCGCGTTGCCGCGACCGTCCGCGAGGCGTGGTGGCAGTGGCAACGAGCGCGCATCGAAGTCGACAGCGCCCGCGACCAGCTCGACAACACCCGCCGCATCGCTGCCGATGTGGCCCGGCGCACAAGAGCCGGCGACCTAGCCCGCGCCGACCAGCACCAGGCCGACGGCGCCGTGGCAAGTGCCGAGGCGAACATGGCCCAGGCCGAAGCCGGCCTCGCAGCGGCCCGGCAGCATCTGCGGGCGCTGACTGGAACCGCGCCAGCGACGAGCGAAGCGGCGGCCTCCGCGGCAGAGCCCGACCCCGGCATGGCCGCGACCGACATGGAGGCCCACGCCGCGCTGCTGGAGCTGAAGGATCGCGCTGCCGTCGCCGAGCGGACCGCAGCGCTGGCCTCGACACAGTCGCGCGCGAATCCCGAGCTGATGCTGGCGACCACGCGCGACCGCGGCGCCTTCGGCGAAGCAGCGCAGCAGACCATCACGCTGGGCGTGCGCATCCCCTTCGGCGGCGGCCCCCGCCACGACGCCCGGACCGCCAACGCGCGCGCCGAAGCGACCGAGGTCCAGGCTCAACTGGCGCTGGAACGCGAGCGTGTGATCGCAGAACGCGAGGCCGCAAAGGTCCGTGTGGACGCCTCCCGCGCCCAGCTTGCTGCTGCGGAGCGCCGCGCCCAGCTCGCCCGCGAGTCTCGCGGCTTCTTCGACAAGTCCTTCCGCCTTGGCGAAACCGACCTGCCGACTCGCCTGCGCATCGAGGCCGAGGCCACCGAGGCCGAACGCCAGGCCGCGCGCACCCGCATCGAACTCGCCGCAGCCATCTCCGCGTGGCGGCAGGCCCTGGGCCTTCTTCCTCAGTGA
- a CDS encoding efflux RND transporter periplasmic adaptor subunit, which produces MKRALIASSLALLIASTGLAPVHAGEGHDHGDAPAAPSANGPQRQPDGSVFLPKPAQRQLGVRTLVTEAAELPRTVELGAKVLMDPNAGGKVQPLNAGRIEPGPRGLPNPGQAVRKGEVLAYVVPSAAPIERSNQAAQLAELRAAKALADKRIARLQELADTVPRKEIEAAESEAASLTARIAAVGGGLSTREALVAPVSGVIAAANVVAGQVVDARELVFEIIDPSRLRIEALAFDAAIAANIGTATMAVGNQRVPLTFIGATRSLREQALPLAFRAQGDALTLLAVGQPVRVFVQTKDKIKGISVPVASLMKNPANQTVVWVKTAPERFEPRTVTTEPLDGVNAAVTSGLEPGDRVATQGATLINQVR; this is translated from the coding sequence ATGAAGCGCGCCCTGATCGCCTCCAGCCTCGCGCTGCTGATCGCCTCGACCGGGCTTGCCCCGGTCCATGCCGGCGAAGGACACGACCACGGCGACGCCCCCGCAGCGCCCAGCGCCAACGGGCCGCAGCGGCAGCCCGACGGCAGCGTCTTCCTGCCCAAGCCGGCGCAGCGCCAGCTGGGCGTGCGCACGCTCGTCACCGAAGCTGCCGAACTGCCACGCACCGTGGAACTGGGCGCCAAGGTGCTGATGGACCCGAACGCCGGTGGCAAGGTGCAACCGCTGAACGCCGGCCGCATCGAGCCCGGCCCGCGCGGCCTGCCCAACCCCGGGCAGGCGGTACGCAAGGGTGAAGTGCTGGCCTATGTCGTGCCGTCGGCTGCGCCGATCGAACGCTCCAACCAGGCCGCGCAGCTCGCCGAACTGCGTGCCGCCAAGGCGCTGGCCGACAAGCGCATCGCCCGCCTGCAGGAACTGGCCGACACGGTGCCGCGCAAGGAGATAGAAGCGGCCGAAAGCGAAGCCGCCAGCCTGACGGCGCGCATCGCAGCCGTCGGGGGTGGCCTGTCCACCCGCGAGGCGCTGGTCGCGCCAGTGTCCGGCGTCATCGCCGCCGCCAACGTGGTGGCCGGCCAGGTGGTCGATGCCCGCGAACTGGTCTTCGAGATCATCGACCCCTCGCGGCTGCGCATCGAGGCGCTGGCCTTCGACGCTGCCATCGCAGCGAACATCGGCACGGCGACGATGGCCGTGGGCAACCAACGTGTGCCGCTGACCTTCATCGGCGCCACGCGCAGCCTGCGCGAGCAGGCGCTGCCGCTCGCCTTCCGGGCTCAGGGTGATGCGCTGACCCTGCTGGCAGTCGGCCAGCCGGTGCGCGTGTTCGTGCAGACCAAGGACAAGATCAAGGGCATCTCGGTGCCCGTCGCCTCGCTGATGAAGAACCCGGCTAACCAGACCGTCGTGTGGGTCAAGACGGCGCCGGAGCGCTTCGAGCCCCGAACCGTCACCACCGAGCCGCTGGACGGCGTCAACGCCGCGGTCACGTCGGGCCTGGAGCCGGGCGACCGGGTCGCGACGCAAGGCGCCACCTTGATCAACCAGGTGCGCTGA
- a CDS encoding transglutaminase-like domain-containing protein translates to MSDAMHTLLTASPLLDLHHPEIEALVARRDWLTLSPYDRIGAVYDFVRNEIAFGYNEGDELPASRVLADGIGQCNTKSTLLMALLRAVGIPCRFHGFTIDKPLQKGAITGLAYWLAPQRIIHSWVEVSLEGRWIALEGFILDAPYLASLQRRFPQARRFCGYGAATPDLSAPGVDWRGQDAYIQKEGIADDFGVFDSPDAFYARHGSNLSGVKRWLYERVIRHRMNRNVARVRASKW, encoded by the coding sequence ATGTCTGACGCGATGCACACCCTGCTGACTGCGTCACCGCTGCTCGACCTCCATCACCCAGAAATTGAGGCACTGGTCGCCCGTCGCGATTGGCTAACCCTGAGCCCCTACGACCGCATCGGCGCCGTCTACGACTTCGTCCGCAACGAGATTGCTTTTGGCTACAACGAAGGCGACGAGCTGCCGGCATCCCGGGTGCTGGCCGACGGCATCGGCCAGTGCAACACCAAGAGCACGTTGCTGATGGCCTTGCTGCGTGCGGTGGGCATCCCCTGCCGCTTCCACGGCTTCACGATCGACAAGCCGCTGCAGAAGGGTGCGATCACCGGCCTCGCCTATTGGCTGGCCCCGCAGCGCATCATCCACAGCTGGGTCGAGGTCAGCCTGGAAGGCCGGTGGATCGCGCTGGAAGGCTTCATTCTCGATGCACCCTACCTGGCCAGCCTGCAGCGCCGCTTCCCGCAGGCACGGCGCTTCTGCGGCTACGGCGCCGCCACGCCCGACCTGTCGGCGCCCGGCGTCGATTGGCGCGGCCAGGACGCCTACATCCAGAAGGAAGGCATCGCCGACGACTTCGGCGTCTTCGACAGCCCCGATGCCTTCTACGCGCGCCACGGCTCCAATCTGTCGGGCGTGAAACGCTGGCTGTACGAACGGGTCATCCGCCACCGCATGAACCGAAACGTCGCGCGTGTGCGCGCCTCGAAGTGGTGA